A genome region from Alkalispirochaeta americana includes the following:
- the lptC gene encoding LPS export ABC transporter periplasmic protein LptC translates to MIVPTMFSALPSAFLVTAFLLAGSGCSPDNAAAGTSAGEAREIPQVEVLKARMVVERDYRVELTVDRIATYRDKRIQTFEGLSFREYGPDGVLRLEGDADRGVFFLDSENIELTGTVRFHSLLEGAELESESLSWDQAERLLAGPPDGKVLLLRDDGSAVEGTGFRLKGRENRILFSRDVSGRFSAEETSQ, encoded by the coding sequence ATGATTGTGCCGACGATGTTTTCGGCATTACCGTCGGCATTCCTGGTGACGGCCTTTCTGCTTGCGGGAAGCGGGTGTTCGCCCGATAACGCTGCAGCAGGAACTTCGGCAGGTGAAGCGCGGGAGATCCCCCAGGTAGAGGTTCTGAAGGCCCGCATGGTGGTGGAGCGGGATTACCGGGTTGAACTGACGGTGGATCGGATTGCCACCTACCGGGACAAGCGTATCCAGACCTTTGAGGGGCTTTCTTTCCGGGAGTACGGTCCTGACGGGGTCTTGCGCCTGGAGGGGGATGCCGACCGGGGCGTGTTTTTTCTGGATTCCGAGAACATCGAACTCACCGGAACGGTCCGGTTTCATTCACTTCTGGAGGGTGCCGAGCTGGAGAGCGAGAGCCTTTCCTGGGATCAGGCGGAGCGTCTTCTGGCAGGGCCTCCCGACGGAAAGGTCCTGCTGCTCCGCGATGACGGTTCGGCTGTGGAGGGGACAGGGTTTCGCTTGAAGGGGCGTGAGAACAGGATACTCTTCTCCCGGGATGTCTCGGGGCGCTTTTCAGCGGAGGAGACCTCTCAGTGA
- a CDS encoding CTP synthase, whose amino-acid sequence MNKYIFVTGGVCSSLGKGVAAASLGSLLESRGLTIRMIKVDPYINVDAGTMSPYQHGEVYVTDDGAETDLDLGNYARFTKSTLSRANSITTGQIYQEVIQREREGRYLGRTVQVIPHITDRIKQRIRQVGDEPGVDLTIVEVGGTVGDIESFPFLEAVRQMMHELGKKNVLSVHLTLIPVVANGELKTKPTQHSVKELREIGIQPDVLLCRAPLELPDDERRKIALFTNVDHDSVISAYDVKRSLYEIPLMYHQQGLDRICLERLGMEVPSEDLSEWEHVVSVVTGADRLVRIAVVGKYIELSDTYKSVDEAIIHGAVAQDLRVELVKVDSERLDRSPRGLKEAFADVDGILVPGGFGGRGVEGMVAVARYAREQKIPYFGICLGMQIMVIEYARSVLGYESADSTEFVPDCEHPVVSLLEEQVDVKNYGGTMRLGLSVSRLLPDTLIRSVYEKDIIHERHRHRYEVSNLYRQRLDEAGLVTGAVTEDFSLVESVEWRGHPWGLGVQFHPEFISKPVEAHPLFRSFLGAVGAYQKERLSGPVRSEAPVQSETSETSDQS is encoded by the coding sequence ATGAACAAGTATATTTTCGTAACCGGTGGTGTCTGTTCGAGTCTGGGGAAGGGCGTCGCCGCAGCGTCCCTTGGAAGCCTTCTGGAAAGTCGCGGTCTCACAATCCGGATGATCAAAGTTGATCCGTACATCAATGTTGATGCCGGGACCATGAGTCCCTATCAGCACGGCGAGGTCTATGTCACCGACGACGGGGCCGAGACCGATCTGGATCTCGGCAACTATGCACGCTTTACCAAGTCCACCCTCTCCCGGGCAAACTCTATTACCACGGGACAGATTTACCAGGAAGTAATCCAGCGCGAACGGGAGGGCCGTTATCTGGGACGAACCGTCCAGGTAATTCCTCATATCACTGACAGGATCAAGCAGCGCATCCGCCAGGTAGGCGACGAGCCCGGAGTGGATCTGACCATCGTCGAGGTAGGGGGGACTGTGGGGGATATCGAATCCTTTCCCTTCCTGGAGGCGGTACGGCAGATGATGCACGAGCTGGGCAAGAAAAACGTCCTCTCGGTTCACCTGACGCTGATCCCGGTGGTTGCCAACGGTGAACTCAAGACGAAACCAACCCAGCATTCCGTGAAGGAACTGCGGGAAATCGGTATTCAGCCCGATGTTCTTCTCTGCCGGGCTCCTCTGGAGCTGCCCGATGATGAGCGTCGAAAGATCGCGCTCTTTACCAATGTTGATCACGACAGTGTTATCTCCGCCTACGATGTAAAACGGTCGCTTTACGAGATTCCCCTCATGTATCATCAGCAGGGGCTTGACCGGATCTGTCTGGAACGGTTGGGCATGGAGGTTCCTTCCGAGGATCTCTCGGAATGGGAACATGTGGTCTCCGTGGTGACTGGTGCGGATCGGCTGGTGCGGATTGCCGTGGTGGGAAAATATATCGAGCTGAGCGATACCTACAAGTCCGTGGACGAGGCGATCATTCACGGAGCAGTAGCTCAGGACCTGCGGGTGGAGCTGGTGAAGGTCGATTCAGAACGGCTTGATCGTTCTCCCCGTGGGCTCAAAGAAGCCTTTGCAGATGTCGACGGTATCCTCGTTCCCGGTGGATTTGGCGGGCGCGGCGTTGAAGGCATGGTGGCTGTTGCGCGCTATGCCCGGGAGCAAAAGATTCCCTACTTCGGGATCTGCCTGGGTATGCAGATCATGGTGATCGAGTACGCCCGGTCCGTTCTGGGGTATGAGAGTGCCGACAGTACCGAGTTTGTTCCTGACTGCGAACATCCCGTTGTGAGCCTTCTGGAAGAGCAGGTGGACGTGAAGAACTACGGCGGGACCATGCGCCTCGGGTTAAGCGTGTCCCGTCTTTTGCCCGATACCCTGATCCGCAGCGTATACGAAAAGGATATTATTCACGAACGGCATCGCCACCGCTACGAGGTCTCCAACCTGTATCGGCAGCGCCTGGACGAGGCGGGCCTTGTCACGGGAGCAGTCACGGAAGATTTCTCGCTGGTGGAATCGGTGGAGTGGCGGGGCCATCCCTGGGGACTGGGTGTTCAGTTTCACCCGGAGTTTATCTCCAAACCCGTTGAGGCTCACCCCCTGTTTCGCAGCTTTCTCGGGGCTGTCGGGGCGTATCAGAAAGAGCGTCTGTCCGGTCCGGTCCGGTCCGAGGCCCCGGTTCAATCGGAAACATCTGAAACGTCCGATCAATCCTAG
- a CDS encoding CheR family methyltransferase has product MSEFLSDADFTRFRDLIYNESGIHFSESNRTILESRLKERLKAEKIETVGQYFSHVRSDQEELKVLLDAVTTNLTRFFRNAAHWQTFENYVLPDLVKYKREKGDRKFRVWSAGCSTGEEPYTIAMQLLDLLPPGFDIEILASDLSLKSVLTGQQGFYPDSRVTGIPEKPLAKYFDKKDGGYQVKDSIKKLVTFDYHNLKHDSGKRNLDVVFCRNVLIYFDEPAQKVVVDRFWNAMANHSFLFIGHSESLFGMKTQFSFLKTDWACIYAKDV; this is encoded by the coding sequence ATGTCTGAATTTTTAAGCGATGCCGATTTCACGCGCTTTCGGGATTTAATATATAACGAAAGCGGTATCCATTTCTCGGAATCAAACCGCACCATTCTGGAGAGCCGCCTCAAGGAGCGGCTCAAGGCGGAGAAAATCGAAACCGTGGGGCAATATTTCTCCCATGTTCGGTCTGACCAGGAGGAGCTGAAGGTATTGCTCGACGCGGTGACAACGAACCTCACCCGGTTCTTCCGCAACGCCGCTCATTGGCAAACCTTCGAGAACTACGTTCTACCCGATCTGGTAAAGTACAAACGCGAGAAAGGCGACCGAAAGTTCCGGGTCTGGAGCGCAGGGTGCTCCACCGGAGAGGAGCCCTACACCATTGCCATGCAGCTTCTTGATCTGCTTCCTCCAGGGTTCGATATCGAGATTCTCGCCTCTGACCTCAGTCTCAAGTCGGTCCTCACGGGCCAGCAGGGCTTTTATCCCGACAGTCGCGTTACGGGGATCCCCGAAAAACCCCTGGCCAAGTACTTCGACAAGAAGGACGGCGGCTATCAGGTAAAGGATTCCATCAAAAAGCTGGTCACCTTCGATTACCACAATCTGAAGCACGACAGCGGCAAACGGAATCTTGATGTGGTGTTCTGCCGAAATGTTCTTATCTATTTTGACGAACCTGCCCAGAAGGTTGTGGTAGATCGGTTCTGGAACGCCATGGCGAATCACTCTTTTCTTTTCATAGGCCACAGCGAGTCCCTTTTTGGAATGAAGACACAGTTTTCATTTCTCAAGACGGATTGGGCTTGTATCTATGCAAAAGATGTGTAA
- a CDS encoding protein-glutamate methylesterase/protein-glutamine glutaminase, whose product MNKEKKISVLVVDDSALMRNLVSRIIESAPELAVAATAMNGEFALQKIPRLKPDVIVLDLEMPKMNGIEFLQARRDQGIDIPVIILSSIAQKGARITMEALSLGASDFIPKPSGAVSHDLHVVGDQLITMIRAYGGEYLRSRGETPPEPPQDYATRVPRHEEVPPQETAGPGAAPVSPTEKPWSAQKPAKKSPQARPGTLEVIVLGISTGGPNALRRVFADLEEDIGVPILVVQHMPPGFTTEFAASLNRICPLEVLEASDGDVIKPGRVLIAPGNYHMEVNRRPLAATISLHQGDPCNGHRPSAGLLFKSVARAYGNQAMAILMTGMGRDGAWEIGEIYEAGGMTIGQDEQSSIVYGMPRVAWENGYIHRQVSLDNMAETINAMARSLR is encoded by the coding sequence GTGAACAAAGAAAAAAAGATCAGTGTTCTGGTCGTCGACGATTCTGCCCTGATGAGAAACCTCGTGAGCAGAATCATTGAGAGCGCCCCGGAACTGGCCGTGGCCGCAACAGCCATGAACGGCGAGTTCGCTCTGCAAAAGATCCCCCGTCTGAAACCGGATGTAATTGTCCTGGATCTGGAGATGCCCAAGATGAACGGGATCGAGTTTCTCCAGGCCCGGCGCGACCAGGGAATCGACATTCCCGTCATTATTCTCTCCTCCATTGCCCAGAAGGGAGCCCGCATCACCATGGAGGCTCTCTCCCTGGGAGCCAGCGACTTTATCCCCAAACCCTCAGGGGCGGTCTCCCACGACCTCCACGTGGTGGGCGATCAGCTTATCACCATGATTCGAGCCTATGGGGGAGAATATCTCCGCAGCCGTGGCGAGACGCCTCCCGAGCCGCCCCAGGACTATGCCACCAGGGTACCCCGCCACGAGGAAGTACCACCCCAGGAAACGGCCGGGCCTGGAGCCGCTCCGGTATCCCCGACGGAGAAACCCTGGTCGGCCCAAAAACCCGCAAAAAAATCCCCCCAGGCACGGCCGGGCACGCTGGAAGTGATCGTCCTGGGAATTTCCACGGGAGGGCCCAACGCCCTGCGTCGGGTCTTTGCCGATCTGGAGGAAGATATCGGAGTCCCAATCTTGGTGGTGCAGCACATGCCACCGGGGTTCACCACCGAGTTTGCCGCAAGCTTGAACCGGATCTGCCCCCTGGAGGTTCTGGAGGCCTCCGATGGCGACGTGATAAAACCGGGCCGGGTCCTGATCGCCCCGGGCAACTACCATATGGAGGTGAATCGCCGCCCCCTGGCCGCCACAATATCCCTGCACCAGGGCGACCCCTGCAACGGTCACCGTCCCTCGGCAGGGCTCCTCTTCAAGTCGGTGGCGCGGGCCTACGGCAATCAGGCCATGGCGATTCTGATGACCGGCATGGGCCGGGATGGAGCCTGGGAGATAGGTGAAATCTACGAAGCCGGAGGAATGACGATCGGCCAGGACGAGCAGTCCAGCATTGTCTACGGTATGCCCCGCGTGGCCTGGGAAAACGGCTATATCCACCGACAGGTCTCTCTGGACAATATGGCCGAGACGATCAACGCCATGGCCAGGAGCTTGCGCTAA
- the lipB gene encoding lipoyl(octanoyl) transferase LipB, whose translation MRGSLGQGAPLEVRDLGLVSYKEALALQYELVRQRQQGEIPDTLLLLEHPPVITLGRSAAESDILAPPEVLDAAGATIERIERGGETTYHGPGQLVGYLIVDLRQHLRSLKRYVHLLEEAFILLLEEHYLIKAGRDPEHRGVWVDNKKITALGVAVQQRVTFHGFAFNVNTDLSHFSWIIPCGISDRGQTSLQELTGAPTDMQRIKDEISRILAELFGFERILLKGETSTPGKHR comes from the coding sequence GTGCGGGGTTCTCTTGGACAGGGAGCACCCCTGGAAGTGCGGGATCTTGGTCTGGTTTCTTACAAAGAGGCCCTGGCGCTTCAATACGAACTGGTGCGCCAACGCCAGCAGGGGGAGATCCCCGATACGTTACTCCTTCTTGAGCACCCTCCCGTGATTACCCTGGGGAGAAGCGCTGCCGAGAGTGACATTCTGGCACCCCCGGAGGTTCTCGACGCAGCAGGTGCCACAATTGAACGTATCGAGCGGGGTGGCGAGACCACCTACCACGGCCCCGGGCAGTTGGTGGGATACCTCATCGTGGATCTTCGCCAGCACCTGCGTAGCCTCAAGCGCTACGTTCATCTTCTGGAAGAGGCCTTTATCCTGCTCCTGGAGGAGCACTACCTGATCAAGGCCGGGCGTGACCCCGAGCATCGTGGCGTATGGGTGGACAACAAAAAGATCACGGCCCTGGGTGTGGCTGTCCAGCAACGGGTTACCTTCCACGGCTTTGCCTTCAACGTGAACACCGATCTCTCCCATTTTTCCTGGATCATTCCCTGCGGAATCTCCGACAGGGGGCAGACATCGCTTCAGGAACTAACAGGAGCACCCACTGATATGCAGCGGATCAAGGACGAGATATCACGAATCCTGGCGGAACTCTTCGGGTTTGAACGAATCCTCCTGAAGGGAGAGACCTCCACCCCCGGTAAGCACCGGTAG
- a CDS encoding TIGR00282 family metallophosphoesterase has translation MKILYVAEIVGKPGLHCLKTTLPAMKRDRNIDLVIANGDSVTGGFGLGKNHSITMKKMGVDVITGGDQLFFKKDMTEHIGQAPWILRPANLCPDTPGRGWRHYTISPGETELPEEEESEEGGLLERVAVISLLGQSGFDRIHGSNPYTMLSSLVERLRKRACAIILDFHATTTAEKYTMFHHADGMVTAVIGSGQRVQTADAQVMPSGTAVICDAGRTGSRSSVGGFAPGPEIKKYLSRLSAKSEESWEDLQLQGVLLEVDSATGYLLSFEALQIPCQSPA, from the coding sequence ATGAAGATACTGTATGTGGCGGAGATTGTGGGGAAACCCGGGCTGCATTGCCTGAAGACCACCCTGCCGGCGATGAAGCGAGATCGGAATATAGATTTGGTGATCGCCAACGGCGATAGCGTTACCGGTGGGTTTGGTCTCGGAAAGAACCACTCCATCACGATGAAGAAGATGGGTGTCGATGTGATAACCGGAGGAGACCAGCTTTTTTTCAAGAAGGACATGACCGAACACATCGGCCAGGCCCCCTGGATACTGCGGCCGGCAAATCTCTGTCCTGATACCCCCGGGCGGGGCTGGCGGCACTATACGATCAGCCCCGGCGAGACTGAGCTGCCCGAGGAAGAGGAATCAGAGGAGGGAGGTCTTTTGGAGCGCGTGGCTGTTATCAGTCTCCTGGGGCAATCGGGGTTCGATCGAATCCACGGGAGCAATCCCTATACCATGCTCTCTTCCCTGGTTGAGCGATTGCGCAAGAGAGCCTGCGCAATCATTCTTGATTTCCATGCCACCACCACGGCGGAGAAATACACCATGTTCCATCACGCCGATGGCATGGTCACCGCTGTGATTGGCAGCGGCCAGCGGGTTCAGACGGCCGATGCCCAGGTAATGCCTTCGGGTACTGCCGTTATATGCGATGCGGGTCGTACGGGGAGCCGGAGCAGCGTCGGCGGCTTTGCTCCGGGGCCGGAGATCAAAAAATACCTCTCCCGGTTGTCGGCAAAGTCCGAGGAGTCCTGGGAGGATCTTCAGCTCCAGGGGGTGCTACTGGAAGTGGACTCCGCCACGGGATACCTCCTGAGTTTTGAGGCGCTTCAGATTCCGTGCCAGTCTCCGGCGTGA
- a CDS encoding GntR family transcriptional regulator — MYTQNKPKHQQIYDNLLEEITRGVFPPGAQLPTERELVERYQVSRPTVAKALTRLQQEGFISRRAGSGSFVSLLSRMDTEKNSKARYFGLLIPKLGVTEIFEPICGRIAQLSRLHDFHLLWGDSSAHGTETIASDFEEVCLRYIDQGVDGLFFVPLELVPSREETNARIVQHLEQSRIPVVMLDSDYLPFPRRSPFDLVGIDNTRAGYMAALHYLDQGARRIDFLYREKSAYTVDERLQGVRLALAERGISMPDRWVHIGEPQEDSFTQTLIESGARNMICANDATAIALMHTAYRMKLEIPRDLRIIGFDNVKYSEYARIPLTTLRQPCASLGELAVETMLLRLQNPRRAPTKICAEPEFLIRDSSIIPSA; from the coding sequence ATGTATACACAAAATAAGCCAAAACATCAGCAAATCTATGACAATCTCCTGGAAGAGATCACCCGGGGCGTCTTCCCTCCGGGCGCGCAGCTTCCGACGGAGCGGGAACTGGTGGAGCGGTACCAGGTATCGCGGCCAACTGTGGCCAAAGCTCTGACAAGGCTTCAGCAGGAGGGGTTTATCAGCCGCCGCGCCGGTTCAGGGAGTTTTGTAAGTCTCCTCTCGCGAATGGACACGGAGAAGAACAGCAAGGCCAGATATTTTGGACTCCTGATCCCCAAATTGGGCGTGACAGAGATCTTTGAGCCAATCTGCGGACGAATCGCCCAGCTTTCACGACTCCATGACTTTCATCTGCTCTGGGGAGACTCCTCAGCCCACGGGACCGAGACGATCGCTTCGGATTTCGAGGAGGTCTGTCTGCGCTACATTGACCAGGGAGTGGACGGTCTCTTTTTTGTCCCCCTGGAACTGGTCCCCTCCCGGGAGGAGACCAACGCCCGCATCGTCCAGCACCTGGAACAATCCCGTATCCCCGTGGTGATGCTCGACAGCGACTACCTCCCCTTTCCCCGGAGAAGTCCTTTCGATCTGGTAGGGATCGACAATACCCGGGCAGGCTACATGGCAGCGTTGCACTATCTTGACCAGGGAGCCCGGCGGATCGACTTTCTCTACCGCGAGAAGTCAGCCTATACCGTGGACGAACGCCTCCAGGGGGTACGCCTTGCCCTGGCCGAGCGGGGGATATCCATGCCAGACCGGTGGGTCCACATCGGAGAGCCCCAGGAGGACTCCTTTACACAGACCCTGATAGAAAGCGGTGCCCGGAACATGATCTGTGCCAACGACGCCACAGCGATTGCCCTGATGCATACGGCATACCGAATGAAACTGGAAATCCCCCGGGACCTGCGAATTATCGGTTTTGACAACGTCAAATACTCTGAATATGCACGCATTCCCCTGACAACCCTGCGCCAGCCCTGCGCGTCTCTGGGCGAACTCGCCGTGGAGACGATGCTTCTGCGGCTCCAGAATCCTCGTCGGGCACCAACCAAAATATGCGCAGAACCGGAGTTCCTGATACGGGACTCTTCCATCATACCTTCAGCGTAA
- a CDS encoding xylulokinase produces MTDSILIGIDIGTSSVKVCVLQEDRGVLGEGQASYVTVSPRPGWAEQDPEAWWKGTLEALGEALHKARDGAGRSGRALEIKGIGVTGQMHSFVLLDKNHQVLRPAVTWMDSRAKALVPEVLGTLERHGMEQRVMNAPAPGLTALPLLWLARTEPEVFSRASVLLTAKDYIRFRLTGHLASDPTDASATLLFDVPGRVWLENLQELFGFSGDILPPLQDSWVQGGALREELFSAFGVNRPVPVAQGCGDQQAAALATGMISPGVIQMMLGTGGQISSPLARCPRTIPEGLNLFCHHRDWLVQGSVQNAGSALAWVQGVLGASWLELEEAARTVQAGRGGHDVASLPFFVPYLTGERSPVMAPEATGSWRFLRQSTSREDLLYAALEGVVFSLTGALAKVREIVFEPSGDFSGEGRVRLGGGGTRSEAYVQLLCDSLGEPLTVLSEMNSTARGAALLGGVAAGCYSSLEEGVRVLAIKPERVVYPRLSRTDWLRERREAGKRIAPEWHPGS; encoded by the coding sequence ATGACAGATAGTATTCTCATCGGTATCGACATCGGTACCTCCAGTGTGAAGGTCTGTGTTCTCCAGGAGGACCGCGGAGTCCTGGGAGAAGGACAGGCCTCCTACGTTACGGTTTCTCCCCGACCGGGATGGGCCGAACAGGATCCCGAGGCATGGTGGAAGGGGACGTTGGAGGCGCTCGGAGAAGCTCTTCACAAGGCCCGCGATGGTGCCGGACGCTCTGGCCGGGCCCTCGAGATTAAAGGGATCGGTGTTACCGGACAGATGCATTCCTTTGTTCTCCTCGACAAAAACCACCAGGTCCTTCGGCCCGCCGTGACCTGGATGGATTCACGGGCAAAAGCACTGGTGCCGGAGGTCCTCGGGACGCTTGAGCGCCACGGGATGGAGCAGCGTGTCATGAACGCTCCTGCTCCGGGACTTACGGCGCTCCCTCTCTTGTGGCTCGCGAGAACCGAGCCAGAGGTCTTTTCCCGGGCGTCGGTTCTGCTGACAGCCAAAGACTACATTCGCTTCCGCCTGACTGGTCACCTGGCGTCGGATCCTACCGATGCTTCGGCGACATTGCTCTTTGATGTTCCTGGCCGGGTGTGGCTTGAAAATTTGCAGGAGCTCTTTGGATTTTCCGGTGATATTCTGCCTCCTCTGCAGGATAGCTGGGTTCAGGGAGGGGCCTTGCGGGAGGAGCTCTTTTCCGCTTTCGGAGTGAATCGGCCTGTTCCCGTTGCGCAGGGGTGTGGGGATCAGCAAGCCGCAGCGTTGGCTACGGGGATGATCAGCCCTGGAGTTATCCAGATGATGCTGGGGACAGGAGGGCAGATCTCATCTCCCCTGGCAAGATGCCCCCGGACCATTCCTGAGGGGCTCAACCTTTTTTGTCACCACCGGGACTGGCTTGTTCAGGGAAGCGTGCAGAACGCCGGTTCTGCCCTGGCCTGGGTGCAAGGGGTGTTGGGAGCTTCCTGGCTGGAGCTTGAAGAGGCTGCAAGAACCGTGCAGGCTGGCCGCGGGGGGCACGATGTCGCATCGCTCCCCTTCTTTGTTCCGTATTTGACAGGAGAGCGTTCTCCCGTGATGGCTCCCGAGGCAACGGGGAGCTGGCGTTTCCTTCGTCAGAGCACCTCTCGGGAGGATCTGCTGTATGCGGCCCTGGAGGGGGTTGTCTTCAGCCTCACCGGGGCGCTTGCCAAGGTTCGAGAGATTGTTTTCGAACCATCCGGGGACTTTTCCGGTGAGGGTCGGGTGCGCTTGGGGGGAGGAGGAACCCGTTCCGAAGCCTATGTGCAGCTTCTTTGCGATTCCCTGGGAGAGCCCCTGACGGTCTTGTCCGAGATGAACTCCACCGCCCGTGGTGCCGCGCTTCTGGGAGGGGTCGCCGCAGGGTGTTATTCATCCCTTGAGGAGGGGGTTCGGGTGCTTGCCATCAAACCTGAACGAGTTGTGTATCCCCGATTGTCCAGGACCGACTGGCTGCGGGAGCGTCGTGAGGCCGGAAAGAGGATAGCCCCGGAGTGGCACCCCGGAAGCTGA